The following proteins come from a genomic window of Cryomorphaceae bacterium:
- a CDS encoding DNA polymerase III subunit alpha: MLLNTHSYYSLRYGTLAPKELLEHCASTGHRQVALTDINNTSAVLNTLRIAPQSGVRVVPGIDFRNGVQQQYVVLAKNNKGFEEANRHLTKHLHSGEGFAPQAPLFKHCFVVYPLSQFKGSALKNHEFIGVHLRDLNRLPFIQGLPPSKLVAMPTASFAGKRHYNAHRLLRAIDCNTLLSKLTPSACAPETDQFQSRTELEHAYRNYPELIHRADTLLNACYVEFAFNDPASHQNQRTYTGNAEKDFELIRRLCHDGLHYRYPTPSKEILERIEKELNIIRQKDFTAYFLINWDIVRYARSKGYFYVGRGSGANSIVAYLLRITDVDPIELDLYFERFINLYRQNPPDFDLDFSWKDRDDITRYIFTRFPNTALLATYNTFQYRAVVRELGKVFGLPKNDIDMLSAGRFDMHSLDHLHRLVLKYSALIQDFPSHLSIHAGGIVISEKPIEYFTATFMPPKGYPTTQFDMVVAEDVGLYKFDILSQRGLGKIKDAVELVHRNHPEAPRIDIHDVERFKHDEKVKTMLRAGKAIGCFYVESPAMRMLLTKLKVDHYLGLVAASSIIRPGVAKSGMMREYIMRFRHPERREDAHPVMREIMPETFGVMVYQEDVIKVAHYFAGLTLGEADVLRRGMSGKYRGREEFQKVQEKFFANCREKGYTDELSKEIWRQIESFAGYAFSKGHSASYAVESYQSLFLKAHYPLEYMCATINNFGGFYSTELYVHEARMHGADIQAPCVNRSDYLTTLVGNQLYLGFIHLHEFEIRAAEKLVKARAAKGAFVDFDDFIDRVAMGIEQVSILIRVGAFRFTGVNKRELLWQAHMKLGKSTAEPITEKLFGVSHKNYTLPPLTTTPEEEAFDQMELLGFPLCNPFDLLESPPEQFLLASDLPATAGRPTHLNRHITLYGYLVTAKVTKTSNGKRMHFGNFLDYNGYFFDTVHFPQVAERFPFRGRGVYIVSGKVSEEFGCYSIEVTSMQKAALIPDPRYSDLRTTSKFRSLKSVEEGALKRSEEKKKEVVIRGVGVL, translated from the coding sequence ATGCTCCTCAACACCCACAGCTACTATAGTTTGCGCTACGGAACCCTCGCTCCCAAAGAACTCCTGGAGCATTGTGCAAGCACCGGTCACCGGCAGGTGGCCCTCACCGACATCAACAATACCTCGGCCGTGCTCAACACCCTGCGCATAGCTCCTCAATCAGGAGTACGCGTGGTGCCCGGCATTGACTTCCGCAACGGGGTGCAGCAACAGTACGTGGTGCTGGCCAAAAACAACAAAGGCTTTGAAGAAGCCAACCGGCACCTCACCAAACACCTGCACTCCGGCGAAGGTTTTGCCCCGCAGGCACCTCTGTTCAAACACTGCTTTGTGGTTTATCCGTTGAGTCAATTCAAGGGCTCTGCGCTGAAAAACCACGAATTTATAGGGGTGCACCTGCGCGACCTGAACCGCCTGCCCTTTATTCAGGGCCTGCCCCCGAGCAAGCTGGTTGCCATGCCCACCGCCAGCTTTGCCGGCAAACGGCACTACAACGCCCATCGCCTGCTGCGAGCTATTGACTGCAATACGCTGCTCAGCAAATTGACTCCATCCGCGTGCGCACCCGAAACCGATCAATTCCAAAGTCGCACAGAACTGGAACACGCCTACCGCAATTACCCCGAGCTGATTCACCGCGCCGATACCCTCCTGAACGCCTGCTATGTGGAGTTTGCGTTTAACGACCCGGCATCGCACCAAAACCAACGAACTTATACCGGCAATGCCGAAAAAGACTTTGAACTCATCCGCAGGCTCTGCCACGACGGGCTGCACTACCGTTACCCTACTCCGTCGAAGGAAATTTTGGAGCGCATCGAAAAAGAGCTCAACATCATCCGGCAGAAAGATTTTACAGCTTACTTCCTCATCAACTGGGATATTGTGCGCTACGCACGGAGCAAGGGCTACTTTTACGTGGGTCGCGGGAGCGGCGCCAACAGCATCGTAGCCTACCTGCTGCGCATCACCGACGTGGATCCCATTGAACTGGATCTGTATTTTGAGCGATTTATCAACCTCTACCGCCAAAATCCACCCGACTTCGACCTGGATTTTTCGTGGAAAGACCGCGATGACATTACGCGCTACATCTTTACGCGCTTTCCGAACACTGCGCTGCTGGCTACCTACAACACGTTTCAATACCGGGCGGTGGTGCGCGAACTGGGTAAGGTGTTCGGGCTACCCAAAAACGACATTGACATGCTGAGTGCGGGCCGCTTCGACATGCACAGCCTCGACCACCTGCACCGCCTTGTGCTGAAATACAGCGCACTGATCCAGGATTTCCCCAGCCACCTTAGTATTCACGCCGGGGGCATTGTCATTTCCGAAAAACCGATCGAATATTTCACCGCCACGTTTATGCCGCCCAAAGGCTACCCCACCACGCAGTTCGACATGGTAGTGGCCGAGGATGTGGGGTTGTACAAGTTTGATATTCTGAGTCAACGAGGGCTGGGCAAAATCAAAGACGCCGTAGAGCTCGTGCATCGCAACCACCCCGAGGCGCCGCGCATCGACATTCACGATGTGGAGCGATTCAAGCACGACGAAAAAGTAAAAACCATGCTGCGCGCCGGAAAGGCCATCGGCTGCTTTTACGTGGAATCGCCAGCCATGCGGATGCTGCTCACCAAGCTGAAAGTGGATCACTACCTCGGGCTGGTGGCGGCCAGTTCTATCATCCGGCCGGGCGTAGCCAAATCGGGAATGATGCGTGAGTACATTATGCGCTTCCGTCACCCCGAACGCCGCGAAGACGCTCACCCGGTGATGCGCGAGATTATGCCCGAAACGTTTGGAGTGATGGTGTACCAGGAAGATGTGATTAAGGTGGCGCACTACTTCGCCGGACTCACGCTGGGCGAAGCCGACGTGTTGCGGCGCGGCATGAGCGGGAAATACCGCGGTCGCGAAGAATTTCAAAAAGTGCAGGAAAAATTCTTCGCCAACTGCCGCGAAAAGGGCTATACCGACGAACTCAGCAAGGAAATCTGGCGGCAGATTGAGAGCTTTGCCGGTTATGCCTTTTCGAAAGGCCACTCCGCCAGTTATGCCGTGGAGAGCTACCAGAGTCTTTTCCTCAAGGCTCACTACCCGCTCGAATACATGTGCGCCACGATCAACAATTTTGGTGGGTTTTACAGTACCGAGTTGTATGTGCACGAAGCGCGGATGCACGGGGCCGACATCCAGGCGCCGTGTGTAAACCGCAGCGATTACCTGACCACGCTGGTCGGCAACCAACTTTACCTCGGGTTTATCCACCTGCACGAATTTGAAATACGGGCCGCTGAAAAACTCGTGAAAGCGCGCGCGGCCAAAGGTGCTTTTGTGGACTTCGATGATTTTATCGACCGCGTGGCGATGGGCATCGAACAGGTTTCGATTCTCATTCGCGTGGGGGCGTTTCGCTTTACCGGGGTGAACAAGCGCGAACTGCTGTGGCAGGCACACATGAAACTCGGCAAAAGCACCGCCGAACCGATTACGGAAAAACTCTTCGGCGTATCGCACAAGAATTACACGTTGCCCCCGCTCACCACCACACCCGAAGAGGAAGCCTTTGATCAGATGGAACTGCTGGGCTTTCCGCTGTGCAACCCGTTTGACCTGCTGGAATCTCCACCCGAACAATTTCTGCTGGCGAGTGATCTGCCCGCTACAGCGGGCAGGCCCACGCACCTCAATCGCCACATCACCCTGTACGGCTACCTGGTAACGGCCAAGGTTACCAAGACCAGCAACGGCAAGCGCATGCACTTTGGTAACTTCCTCGATTACAACGGCTACTTTTTCGATACCGTGCATTTTCCGCAAGTGGCGGAACGCTTTCCCTTTCGCGGGCGAGGGGTGTACATCGTTTCCGGAAAAGTGAGCGAGGAATTTGGCTGTTACAGCATCGAAGTCACCAGCATGCAAAAGGCCGCCCTTATCCCCGACCCGCGCTACAGCGATTTGCGGACTACGAGTAAATTCCGTTCGTTGAAAAGTGTGGAGGAAGGTGCTTTGAAGCGGAGTGAGGAGAAGAAGAAGGAGGTGGTGATAAGAGGTGTGGGGGTTCTATAA
- the meaB gene encoding methylmalonyl Co-A mutase-associated GTPase MeaB: MPHARELANQILAGNLKALSQGITLVESIEASGYHQAFELTELLYPHSGKAQRLGITGVPGVGKSTFIEAFGLYLVERGHKVAVLAIDPSSQKTGGSILGDKTRMEQLSRHKNAFIRPSPAAESLGGVARATREAMILCEAAGFDMILIETVGVGQSETAVHSMTDFFLLLMLAGAGDELQGIKRGIMEMADAIAITKADGDNVRKARQAEQAYKNALHLFPPQEDGWIPRVTSCSALHHEGLEHIYELFEEHHRKLTISGALARKREQQSIYWFHTALSDLWRAHLMGNETLRKQQKQLEKEVGSGQKSPFAAAQELIKGLQKL; this comes from the coding sequence ATGCCCCATGCACGCGAGCTGGCCAATCAAATACTGGCCGGAAACCTGAAAGCACTGAGTCAGGGAATTACGCTCGTGGAAAGCATTGAGGCCTCCGGCTATCATCAGGCATTTGAACTCACCGAACTGCTTTATCCCCACTCAGGCAAAGCTCAACGTTTGGGAATTACTGGCGTGCCGGGCGTGGGAAAGAGCACCTTTATTGAAGCTTTCGGGCTTTACCTGGTTGAACGCGGACACAAGGTGGCTGTGCTGGCCATTGACCCCAGCAGTCAAAAAACCGGGGGTAGCATTTTGGGCGATAAGACCCGTATGGAACAGCTCTCCAGACACAAGAATGCCTTTATCAGACCCAGTCCGGCTGCCGAATCGTTGGGAGGTGTGGCCCGCGCAACAAGAGAAGCCATGATTCTGTGCGAAGCGGCGGGCTTTGATATGATCCTGATAGAAACGGTAGGCGTTGGCCAAAGCGAAACCGCCGTGCACAGCATGACCGATTTCTTTTTGCTGCTGATGCTGGCCGGTGCGGGCGATGAATTGCAAGGCATCAAACGGGGAATCATGGAAATGGCCGATGCCATCGCCATTACCAAAGCAGATGGCGACAATGTGCGCAAAGCGAGGCAGGCCGAACAAGCCTACAAAAATGCGCTTCATCTTTTTCCGCCCCAGGAAGATGGTTGGATTCCGCGTGTAACCTCCTGCTCAGCGCTTCACCACGAAGGGCTGGAGCACATCTATGAACTCTTTGAAGAACATCACCGCAAGCTCACCATTTCCGGGGCTCTGGCACGAAAGCGCGAGCAACAATCCATCTACTGGTTTCACACTGCGTTGAGCGACTTGTGGCGCGCGCACCTGATGGGCAATGAAACGCTGCGGAAACAGCAAAAACAACTGGAAAAAGAAGTGGGCTCCGGGCAAAAAAGCCCCTTTGCAGCCGCGCAAGAGCTGATCAAAGGTCTGCAAAAGTTGTAA
- a CDS encoding PA0069 family radical SAM protein, producing the protein MSKTRATYHRGRGAQHNPQNRFAAQERVIEHVEGVDEDGESEGRRTQYLEIFPKSIVTKVNSPDLGFNWSMNPYQGCEHGCIYCYARGSHEYYGYSAGRDFEEKVLYKKNAAQLLADTFQKKSWQPDLIVLSGNTDCYQPAERKFEITRRLLEVCLQYRNPVGIITKNSLLLRDLDLLTKLNELNLLRVTLSITTLNEEVRRVMEPRTASVQQRLKTLHALSEAGIKVNVNMAPIIPAINSHEVFELVKTVAAHGAHSASYILVRLNGHNGQLFTDWVQKNFPDRAEKVLNLIKETHGGTLSETRWKLRMRGEGHYAEQVRHQFRLAQKRFLPGDKLPPPDTSQFLRGGQMSMKF; encoded by the coding sequence ATGAGCAAAACCAGGGCAACATATCATCGCGGAAGGGGTGCACAGCACAATCCTCAAAACCGCTTCGCCGCTCAGGAGCGCGTCATTGAACATGTGGAAGGGGTTGATGAAGACGGTGAGAGCGAAGGTCGCCGCACGCAATACCTGGAGATTTTTCCGAAGAGTATCGTCACCAAAGTCAACAGTCCGGATTTGGGTTTTAACTGGTCTATGAATCCTTATCAGGGTTGCGAGCACGGCTGCATATACTGCTATGCGCGTGGCAGTCATGAGTATTACGGCTACAGCGCCGGCCGTGATTTTGAAGAAAAAGTGCTCTACAAGAAAAATGCGGCCCAACTGCTCGCGGATACTTTTCAAAAGAAGAGCTGGCAACCCGATCTCATCGTATTGTCGGGTAATACCGATTGCTATCAGCCTGCTGAGCGCAAGTTTGAAATTACCCGCCGCTTGCTCGAGGTTTGCCTGCAGTACCGCAACCCGGTGGGAATCATCACCAAAAACAGCCTGTTGTTGCGCGATTTAGACCTACTTACCAAGCTCAATGAGCTAAACCTTTTGCGCGTTACACTGTCCATCACCACGCTCAACGAGGAGGTACGTCGTGTGATGGAACCCCGAACGGCCTCCGTGCAGCAGCGCCTTAAAACGCTACATGCGCTGAGCGAGGCGGGCATCAAGGTAAATGTGAACATGGCACCCATTATTCCGGCCATTAACAGCCATGAGGTGTTTGAGCTCGTGAAAACGGTAGCGGCCCACGGAGCCCACTCTGCAAGCTATATCCTGGTGCGCCTCAACGGGCACAATGGCCAGCTTTTTACTGATTGGGTTCAGAAAAATTTTCCCGACAGGGCAGAGAAGGTGCTGAATCTTATCAAAGAAACCCACGGTGGCACATTGAGTGAAACCAGATGGAAACTTCGCATGCGGGGTGAAGGTCATTACGCTGAACAGGTTCGCCACCAGTTCAGGCTGGCTCAAAAGCGTTTCTTGCCTGGTGACAAGTTGCCACCGCCGGATACGTCGCAGTTTTTGCGAGGCGGGCAAATGAGCATGAAGTTTTGA
- a CDS encoding YbaB/EbfC family nucleoid-associated protein, whose amino-acid sequence MFGDLMGKLHEMQQNVKDAKERLETVSVAGESSDGRVRVIVNGNKVVKSVHMDETLRSADPEELEDLLILAINRALEQAEKLHKAEMSAATGNLLPPHLSQMLQNS is encoded by the coding sequence ATGTTTGGAGATCTCATGGGAAAGCTGCACGAAATGCAGCAAAATGTAAAAGATGCCAAAGAGCGCCTGGAGACTGTATCGGTAGCCGGTGAATCGAGCGATGGACGCGTGCGGGTGATTGTGAACGGAAATAAGGTAGTGAAGTCTGTTCATATGGACGAAACCCTCCGAAGCGCCGATCCCGAGGAACTGGAAGACCTGCTGATTTTGGCCATCAACCGCGCTTTGGAGCAGGCAGAAAAATTACATAAGGCAGAAATGTCGGCCGCAACCGGAAACCTGTTGCCTCCGCACCTGAGCCAAATGCTTCAAAACTCCTGA
- the xth gene encoding exodeoxyribonuclease III — MKIVSFNVNGIRAAANKGVLDSIREMQADVVCLQETKATVSQVQETLAPLLNEGYHVFANEAERKGYSGTAIITKHKPIGVTYDIGLADHDKEGRVITAEFSEFYLVNVYVPNSGSELVRLDYRKRWDEAMLNYLKVLEKLKPVVFCGDLNVAHRPIDLKNDKANYNKSAGYTQTEIDGMDNYIDGGLVDSFRELNPDTEKYSWWSFRANARARNIGWRIDYVLMSQALVPRLREAFILNDVMGSDHCPVGVMVEDLK; from the coding sequence ATGAAGATTGTTTCATTCAACGTAAACGGAATCAGGGCTGCGGCCAACAAAGGAGTGCTTGACAGTATCCGTGAGATGCAGGCAGATGTAGTGTGTTTGCAGGAAACCAAAGCCACAGTAAGCCAGGTACAGGAAACCCTTGCGCCGCTGTTGAACGAAGGATACCATGTGTTTGCCAACGAAGCCGAGCGTAAAGGCTATTCGGGCACAGCCATCATCACCAAACACAAACCCATCGGGGTTACCTATGATATCGGTCTAGCTGATCACGACAAAGAAGGTCGTGTGATAACGGCCGAGTTTTCGGAGTTTTACCTTGTTAATGTGTACGTGCCCAATTCGGGGTCGGAGCTGGTGCGGCTGGATTACAGAAAGCGTTGGGACGAAGCCATGCTCAACTACCTGAAAGTACTGGAAAAACTTAAACCCGTGGTTTTTTGCGGAGACTTAAATGTGGCTCATCGCCCCATAGACCTCAAGAACGACAAAGCCAATTACAACAAATCGGCCGGCTATACCCAAACCGAGATAGACGGTATGGACAACTACATTGATGGTGGTTTGGTGGACTCTTTCCGGGAGCTCAATCCCGACACCGAAAAATACTCATGGTGGAGTTTCCGCGCCAACGCCCGTGCCCGCAACATAGGCTGGCGGATTGATTATGTGCTGATGAGCCAGGCCCTTGTTCCTCGCCTGAGAGAGGCCTTTATCCTGAACGACGTGATGGGCTCAGATCACTGTCCGGTAGGGGTGATGGTGGAAGATCTGAAATAG